The following are encoded in a window of Hemicordylus capensis ecotype Gifberg chromosome 12, rHemCap1.1.pri, whole genome shotgun sequence genomic DNA:
- the LOC128336064 gene encoding adenosine receptor A2b-like, giving the protein MTQPAPRGMDAGYIAVEVMIAVLSIVGNILVCWAVAINSTLKNATNYFLVSLAVADIAVGLLAIPFAITISVGLETNFHCCLFLACFVLVLTQSSIFSLLAVAVDRYLAIKIPLRYKSIVTGKRARGLIGILWLLSFSIGLIPLMGWNRRDVAMGSCPNATNGTRGPGEGGRPACLVKCLFENVVTMSYMVYFNFFGCVLLPLLAMLGIYVKIFMVACQQLRQMELVGNSRTTLQKEVNAAKSLAIIVGVFAICWLPLHILNCLTLFDKDFGEQKPEELMNFTIILSHINSVVNPIIYAYRIQDFRCTFHKILWRYVLCKPQDFPKYPKGGSGSRHLSVSNISSAPACI; this is encoded by the exons ATGACCCAACCGGCCCCCCGTGGCATGGATGCGGGGTACATTGCCGTGGAGGTGATGATCGCCGTGCTGTCCATCGTGGGCAACATCCTGGTCTGCTGGGCCGTGGCCATCAACAGCACCCTGAAGAATGCCACCAACTACTTCCTGGTCTCACTGGCGGTGGCCGACATCGCAGTGGGGCTGCTGGCCATCCCCTTCGCCATCACCATCAGCGTCGGCTTGGAGACCAACTTCCACTGCTGCCTCTTCTTGGCCTGCTTCGTCCTGGTCCTCACCCAGAGCTCCATCTTCAGCTTGCTGGCGGTGGCCGTCGACCGGTACTTGGCCATCAAGATCCCGCTTAG ATACAAGAGCATCGTGACGGGGAAGCGGGCCCGGGGCCTCATCGGCATCCTCTGGCTGCTCTCGTTCAGCATCGGCCTGATCCCGCTGATGGGCTGGAACCGCAGGGATGTGGCCATGGGGAGCTGCCCCAACGCCACCAACGGGACCCGAGGCCCTGGGGAGGGgggccggcctgcctgcctggtcaaATGCCTCTTTGAGAACGTGGTGACCATGAGCTACATGGTCTACTTCAACTTCTTTGGCTGCGTCCTGCTGCCCCTCCTGGCCATGCTGGGCATCTACGTCAAGATCTTCATGGTGGCCTGCCAGCAGCTGCGGCAGATGGAGCTGGTGGGCAACTCCCGGACCACCCTGCAGAAGGAGGTCAACGCTGCCAAGTCGCTGGCCATCATCGTGGGCGTCTTTGCCATCTGCTGGCTGCCCCTCCACATCCTCAACTGCCTCACCCTCTTTGACAAGGACTTCGGCGAGCAGAAGCCCGAGGAGCTGATGAACTTCACCATCATCCTCTCCCACATCAACTCGGTCGTTAACCCCATCATCTATGCGTACCGGATCCAGGATTTCCGGTGTACCTTCCACAAGATCCTCTGGCGGTACGTCCTCTGCAAGCCCCAGGACTTCCCGAAGTACCCCAagggcggcagtggcagcagacaCCTCTCCGTCAGTAATATCAGCAGCGCCCCGGCCTGCATTTGA